In Paludibaculum fermentans, the genomic stretch CTTCTCTCTGGCAGACTCCTTCGGCTGAGGCAAAACCCATGGCGACAGACGTTCTCAGAAGTATCGATCCCGAACGCGAAGCCGAGCAGGCGCGTCAGCTCGCGCTACGCTACCGCTGCGAATTCGTCGACCTCAAGGCCGCCAAGATCGACAATGATCTCTTCAAGTCGATTCCCGTCGACCTGATGTTCCGCTACAACTTCGTGCCGCTGGAAGCTTCCGACGGCAACCTCGCCATCGCCCTGGCCGACCCGCGCCACCTGAACCTGATCGACGAGCTCTCGATCCTGCTGAAGAAGAAGCTGCGCGTCAAGGTAGCCACCCTTTCCCAAATCGCTGACCTGCTCAAGAAGACGGAACAATCCCAGCGCGTCCTCGAAGAGATCACGGAAGGCTTCGCCCTCGACGTCGTGGGCGACGACGAGAACGCCGACGAGACGCTCTCCATCGAGAAGCTCACGGCCCAGGACAGCGAGATCGCCCCGGTCATCAAGCTGGTGGACACCACCATCTTCAACGCCCTGGAGCGCCGCGCGTCGGACATCCACATCGAGACCCGCGACCAGGAAGTGGCCATCAAATACCGCATTGACGGCGTGCTGCACTACGCCATGCCGCCCATTGCGAAGGACTGGCACAGCACCATCATCAGCCGCATCAAGGTCATGTCTGAGCTCGACATCGCCGAACGCCGCATCCCCCAGGACGGCCGCTTCCGCGTGCGCTACAAGGGCCGCCTGATTGACTTCCGCGTCTCCATCATGCCGACGATCCACGGCGAAGACGCGGTGCTCCGCGTCCTCGACAAGGAGTCGATGAGCGAGAAGTTCGCCAAGCTCAGCCTCGATGTCGTGGGCTTCTCCGAGGCCGACATCAACCGCTTCCGGCGCTTCATCAAGGAGCCTTACGGCATGGTGCTCGTCACCGGCCCTACCGGTTCCGGCAAGACGACCACGCTTTACGCCGCGCTCAGCGAGATCAAGAACGACGAAGACAAGATCATCACCATTGAGGACCCGGTCGAATACCAGCTCAAGGGCATCACGCAGATCCCGGTCAATGACAAGAAGGGCCTCACGTTCGCCCGCGGCCTGCGCAGCATCCTGCGCCACGATCCCGACAAGGTGATGGTGGGCGAAATCCGCGACCAGGAGACCGCCCAGATCGCCATCAACGCCGCCCTCACCGGCCACCTCGTCTTCACCACCGTCCACGCCAACAACGTGCTCGACGTGCTGGGCCGCTTCCTCAACATGGGCGTCGAGGCCTACAACTTCGTCTCCGCCCTGAACTGCATCCTGGCCCAGCGCCTGGTGCGCGTCATTTGCGAGCACTGCAAGAAACGGGTGCAATACGACGACGCCTTCCTGGTGGAGAGCGGCCTGGATCCGAACGAATGGCGCGACGTCCCCATGTATGAGGGCAACGGCTGCTTCGAATGCGGCGGCACCGGCTTCCGCGGCCGCAGCGCCATTCATGAACTGCTGGACCTCAGCGAGAAGATCCGTGAGCTGATCCTGGAGAAGCGTCCCGCCACC encodes the following:
- a CDS encoding GspE/PulE family protein codes for the protein MATDVLRSIDPEREAEQARQLALRYRCEFVDLKAAKIDNDLFKSIPVDLMFRYNFVPLEASDGNLAIALADPRHLNLIDELSILLKKKLRVKVATLSQIADLLKKTEQSQRVLEEITEGFALDVVGDDENADETLSIEKLTAQDSEIAPVIKLVDTTIFNALERRASDIHIETRDQEVAIKYRIDGVLHYAMPPIAKDWHSTIISRIKVMSELDIAERRIPQDGRFRVRYKGRLIDFRVSIMPTIHGEDAVLRVLDKESMSEKFAKLSLDVVGFSEADINRFRRFIKEPYGMVLVTGPTGSGKTTTLYAALSEIKNDEDKIITIEDPVEYQLKGITQIPVNDKKGLTFARGLRSILRHDPDKVMVGEIRDQETAQIAINAALTGHLVFTTVHANNVLDVLGRFLNMGVEAYNFVSALNCILAQRLVRVICEHCKKRVQYDDAFLVESGLDPNEWRDVPMYEGNGCFECGGTGFRGRSAIHELLDLSEKIRELILEKRPATEIKRQAKEEGMMFLRESAIQKVKFGVTTLREINKVTFIEG